A single region of the Apodemus sylvaticus chromosome 7, mApoSyl1.1, whole genome shotgun sequence genome encodes:
- the LOC127690083 gene encoding olfactory receptor 145-like, with product MAVGNDSSVKEFILLGLTQKPELQLPFFFLFLGIYVVSMVGNLGLIVLIALNPHLHTPMYYFLFNLSFIDFCYSSVITPKMLVGFLKQNIISYSECMTQLFFFAFFVSDECYILTVMAYDRFAAICRPLLYHVTMSHQVCQLMMMGVYAMGFVCAMAHTGCMLSLTFCDGNIINHYMCDIPPLLKLSCTSTSINELVVFIVVGVNVIIPSLTLFVSYTLILSNILSMHSSEGRSKAFSTCGSHVISVSLFFGAATFMYFKPPSTSVDEDKVSTIFYTIVGPMLNPFIYSIRNKDVHIALRKTLKNSFLLK from the coding sequence ATGGCTGTAGGAAATGACTCTTCAGTGAAGGAGTTTATCCTGCTAGGCTTGACACAAAAGCCAGAGCTCCAactgcctttcttcttcctctttttgggAATCTATGTGGTCTCCATGGTGGGGAACCTGGGCTTGATTGTTCTGATTGCTTTGAATCCTCAcctgcacacccccatgtactaCTTTCTCTTCAACCTTTCCTTTATTGATTTCTGCTACTCCTCTGTCATAACACCCAAAATGCTGGTGGGTTTTCTGAAACAGAACATCATCTCTTACTCTGAGTGCATGACTCagctctttttctttgctttcttcgtAAGTGATGAATGCTACATTTTGACAGTAATGGCTTATGACAGATTTGCTGCCATTTGTAGACCCCTGCTTTATCATGTCACTATGTCACATCAGGTCTGCCAGTTGATGATGATGGGTGTTTATGCAATGGGCTTTGTGTGTGCCATGGCCCATACAGGTTGTATGCTAAGCCTGACCTTCTGTGATGGCAACATCATCAATCACTACATGTGTGACATACCCCCTCTCCTGAAACTCTCCTGCACAAGCACCTCCATTAATGAGCTTGTAGTTTTCATTGTTGTGGGTGTCAATGTAATAATACCCAGCCTGACTCTCTTTGTTTCTTATACCTTGATCCTTTCCAACATCCTCAGCATGCATTCCTCAGAGGGTAGGTCAAAAGCCTTCAGTACCTGTGGCTCCCATGTAatatctgtttctcttttctttggagCTGCAACATTCATGTATTTTAAGCCTCCCAGTACATCTGTGGATGAAGATAAAGTATCTACCATTTTTTATACCATTGTGGGTCCAATGTTGAATCCTTTCATCTACAGTATAAGAAATAAGGATGTCCACATTGCACTGAGAAAAActttgaagaattcttttttaCTTAAGTAG